The DNA window TCTAATTTAACTTGTTTGTTATTTTCGTCTCTCATGGATTTTAAATAGATTGTGTTTGGATCATGATAGTACACATCCAAATGGTCGTAGCCtccattttctttatccTTGTCATTCTCACTTGAGCTTGAAGTTGGGACTGGGGGTCCCAACAGTGGGAATGAAGACTCCTTTCCCTTAAAATCAAGgtcgtcgtcgtcatcatcatttatttGGCTATTCTCGGGTGAGTTATCATCAAGagaaaaatcatcatcatctaaaTCAGCAAGGGGatcatcatcgtcaccAAGCACGATTGTAGCAGAATCGCTGGTGTCTGAGATGGCTTTTTCCAAGACATCTTCCAATTCAGGGTCCAAGATTTCGTCGTCGTTGAGAATATCGTCGTTTTCCATTTCAgcttttttcttctctttaGAAATCTCTTTAAGGTCAGTATTGCTGCCAAAGTACTGCGCAACTATGGAGCTTGCGTTTCTAACGGGTGATTCATAATCCTTCTCGGCAAAATTATAGGGTTTgctattgaaattaaagtCGTCTGCCCTGTTAACCGCAGGCTTCTCTAACAAAGACCCTATATCTTTCACATCGTTACTAGATGATATCAAGGGAGCACTCGGCTGTAAAGTGGGTGGTTTCAATAATGCTGTAATTTCTTTCATGGACTTAGCCAACCGCTCTTTTGTCCTCTTAATCATCTGTAAATCAGGTTTAGGCATTCTTGCTAGCTCTTCGGCCGACGGAGTCATTATGATATCTTCAAGGTCTTCCTCGTTTAATTTCAATCTTagctttttgttttctcttTGTAATCTCTCAATTGTCTtttgttgtaatttattTGTGAATGCTAAACTCTTAATTTCTCCCTCCAATTCCAGTATTTTGAACTTCATTTCACTTCGTTCTAAATTGTTCACAATTTTAAATCGTTCTAGCTTGGTGAATTCTGATGttagataatttataaCGCCCGGTAACGTATATGTTGGCTCTGACATTGAGTGTTGGTCATAATTcctgttattattattataccATTGTGTTTGCAGGTTTGTGCTATTGCTGCTATTGCTGCTATTGCTTCTACTTCTCAATTTGAATGGTGgcattgttgatgaagCATCTATTAAATACAATGAAATTGGGTGATTGAGTGGTTAGATTAGTTTGATTCGTTGTCTgagtttatttattattattttttttttttctagttttggttttgattttggttcTTGTTTAATCTTAGTGATCCAACCGAGAGAGAATACGTGGAACCAGAACAAAATCTTGCAAGCCGCTTGGACGTAACAAGaccatacaaaaaaaaaaacttcaaaATGATATAACTTGTGATGGTAATGTTGCcacgaagaagaagttggtcagttttgatttctttataCGATAAAAAATGATCTTAGAAACACAAGACTATACACACAGAAAAGTTTGCAGTATTTCTCTATCCGTTTAAGTTAGACGAACGCTTAACGTAATATATACATCCATTATCCATTAATCTACTTGTTCTATTCCTTCTTAGAAATCCAGTCATTCAAACCATATCTATTTCTAGCAATTTCGATGgcataaaattgaattctaACAGCAAATATGGTTCCATCTTGTGAATATTCTTCATTCGCTTTCAACCTGAGCAATGTACCAAAGTTGTAATCTTCTATttcattgaatttttcacaGAAGGTTCTCCATTTAGCTTTTCCTGTGGTGCTCTTCATATCCTCTTCACGAATAACAGCAACATTGCTTGGTTCTTTAAATTCAGGGAAGTCTTCAagtaattgattgaatatatcatcatcatgtTTAGTCAACTTCAATTTAGATCCAGGAATCTTTTCCAATAATGACCAGTAAGTTTCAGCTTGCTGGACTGCTTTAACAGCAAATTGCATTTCGATTTCTTCTAAGTTATCGGCATTTTCGGCATTAAATGGTTGGGCAGACATTATTTCGATGAAGAtgtttttgaaagaaagaaaagtactaaaaaaaaacccaaaaGAGTTTGTGTTAAATAAGGAGTGGTGAATGagattaaataattttttttttttttccgaTGGACTCCGCTATATATTTACGTTCTAGTATCTTCTGGATAGTTCGAGAAGGTACCTATCTAATTTTCTACATTCATATCTTGTAATATCCAATCAGCAGCACGAATGCCACTATCATAAGCACCATGCACACAACCAGCACCTTCTGAGATGGTGTGCTCACCTGCAAATCTAATGTAAGGCTCCAGAATCCCACAGCTTTCAAATTCTCCCGacaaattaattattaaatcacTTGGATCATCGTTGGTGTACATTGCTGAATAAGAGCCACGAATGTAAGGATTTATTGTCCAGTCTGTAACTATTGTGTTGATCGGATCAGGAATTGGCTCATCATTGATGGAGAGGTTTTGCAACATTGGTTGATAGTATTGCCAAGCTTGATCAGGATGGGCCTCAAGATAATTTGTCAAAGGTGCTTGTGTGAGTATTACTAGACTCGATTTCCCGTTACCAAGATTATGAACACGACCAAAGTTAACAGCAAACAAGGGATAGGTAAACGGTTTCGGTAACTCTGTCAACTCGCTTGATAAATCCCCATCTATGTGATCTGcgataatttgaaatctaTCTTCAGAATTGTCCCAGAATATCTTGTCAAACTCAAAGATTACTTTACCCAACGCACCAAAATGTATGGAGTTTATTGAATCCACCAATCTCTGTGGCAACTCCGGTTCCCATTTGATGCTATAGGGAGAACTTTCTTTAAGCAGTAGAATTGATTGAGGAACAGTGACAATCAAATAGTCACAAAATATTTGTAATCCGCTTTTCGTTTCAACCAACACCCTCTTGTCTCCTTCCTTATTATATCttataattttgtttacCGGTTCTTCCAATAATATCGAAGATTTTGGTATGCAATTGAGTAAACTCTCAACTAAATAGCCATATCCTCgtttattcaataaatttcttCCTTGGTGATCCATTACAGCATGTTTGCCACTAATTCTATCCCAGCTAATTCCAAACCAGAGTTCTAAATACCTCATCATTCTCCCACAATGTTCACGTTGTTCTTCTGTTACTAaatgattatatttttcaaaaaactTTGCAACAATGTCTTGCAAGGACAAATCAGGAACATTTAGACTGTCGTGGAAATACAATTCAATAAACTTTTCAATGTCTTCTAATACTCtatttaatttcttatCCACAAGAGGCACTTCCCCAGTACTAGAAATGGCTTTGAGATCCTTGTCATCAAAATAGACATCTTTTTGAACATCTAATAAACTACTACTGATCATATCATTTAAGACTGAATTGTTTAATGAATCATGAAACCATGATGCTCCTAAATCATAGTTTATGCCTAGTTTGGATTGGGAAGCGTCTGTTGTTTTTAATCTACCACCAACACGATTTTGGGCTTCAGCCACTAGAACGTCTTGACCtgttaaatttgatttagatAACAATGTTTCTGCAGCCTTCAATCCAGAAATTCCGGCTCCAATAATTAAGACTTTTGTGGATTTTGTCTTCGACATGGTGGGACAGATGTAAAACTGTTTAGCTTTAGTTATTCcgccaaaaaaaaaagtggctcgatataattttttcttcaataaaaGAAATGGACTGGTTGAATATTATAGATTCGTATAAAAACTAATTTTAAAGGTCTCGCAACGAATCTCCGAAACAATCTGcttaattttttctttcttattCGAATGTTTACAGGTCTATGA is part of the Candida dubliniensis CD36 chromosome R, complete sequence genome and encodes:
- the CBP1 gene encoding corticosteroid-binding protein, putative, which translates into the protein MSKTKSTKVLIIGAGISGLKAAETLLSKSNLTGQDVLVAEAQNRVGGRLKTTDASQSKLGINYDLGASWFHDSLNNSVLNDMISSSLLDVQKDVYFDDKDLKAISSTGEVPLVDKKLNRVLEDIEKFIELYFHDSLNVPDLSLQDIVAKFFEKYNHLVTEEQREHCGRMMRYLELWFGISWDRISGKHAVMDHQGRNLLNKRGYGYLVESLLNCIPKSSILLEEPVNKIIRYNKEGDKRVLVETKSGLQIFCDYLIVTVPQSILSLKESSPYSIKWEPELPQRLVDSINSIHFGALGKVIFEFDKIFWDNSEDRFQIIADHIDGDLSSELTELPKPFTYPLFAVNFGRVHNLGNGKSSLVILTQAPLTNYLEAHPDQAWQYYQPMLQNLSINDEPIPDPINTIVTDWTINPYIRGSYSAMYTNDDPSDLIINLSGEFESCGISEPYIRFAGEHTISEGAGCVHGAYDSGIRAADWILQDMNVEN